The following coding sequences are from one Sphaeramia orbicularis chromosome 11, fSphaOr1.1, whole genome shotgun sequence window:
- the LOC115428954 gene encoding receptor-transporting protein 4-like has translation MGKTLRRCTSKEKKAYKSRSKGKNSQKSGAEWLPSLWQDTFEKLLLRDKELDYGDHWTIDFSYIQTNTLSLEERRGGWKVSCHCTNGKFQCASCQRMWPSARVQVLFRYRLWTGQGWGTVIMRPFGQSCHYCRNDVFEFCGFLKRDVKQTLRRLFAKIRKNCYGEEDGEVSYSLPVCAPKAKAKPHESSLCEACDMGICSQQDRSRTFWGTAAQNVNKEKI, from the exons ATGGGGAAGACATTACGGAGGTGcaccagcaaagaaaaaaaagcttACAAATCAAGAAGCAAGGGGAAAAACTCACAGAAATCTGGAGCAG AATGGCTTCCTTCTTTGTGGCAGGACACCTTTGAGAAATTACTCCTCAGAGACAAAGAGCTGGACTATGGAGACCACTGGACTATTGACTTTAGCTACATCCAGACAAATACTCTCAGCCTAGAGGAGAGAAGGGGTGGCTGGAAGGTTTCCTGTCACTGCACCAATGGAAA ATTTCAGTGTGCATCCTGCCAGCGGATGTGGCCTTCTGCACGTGTGCAGGTGTTGTTTCGTTACCGCCTCTGGACTGGCCAAGGCTGGGGAACAGTGATCATGCGGCCCTTTGGACAGTCCTGCCATTATTGCAGAAATGATGTGTTTGAGTTTTGTGGTTTTTTGAAGCGAGATGTCAAACAGACCTTGCGTAGGCTGTTTGCCAAAATTAGGAAGAACTGCTATGGAGAGGAAGATGGTGAAGTTTCTTATAGCTTGCCTGTGTGTGCTCCAAAAGCAAAAGCCAAACCGCATGAGTCGAGCCTGTGTGAGGCCTGTGATATGGGCATCTGCTCACAGCAGGATCGTTCACGGACATTTTGGGGCACAGCTGCTCAAAATGTAAACAAGGAAAAAATATAG
- the LOC115428955 gene encoding receptor-transporting protein 3-like isoform X2 codes for MGRSTEWLPSLWLDTFDDLLYDELEYDHGDQWTLNFSYSQTDTVTKEERKRGWKVYCHRAYGNFQCASCYKIWPSARVVVLFRYRLRSDQGRGTVIMRPFGQSCRSCNNDVFELCGFSKKEVEHALLRLFSKIRKNCYDEEEEDDDSSACSTRVWTKPHEKSLCEACIQGICSQDE; via the exons ATGGGGAGATCGACAG AATGGCTTCCTTCTTTGTGGCTGGACACTTTTGATGACCTGCTGTATGATGAACTTGAGTATGACCATGGAGACCAGTGGACTCTCAACTTCAGCTACAGTCAGACAGACACTGTCAccaaagaggagaggaagagaggcTGGAAGGTTTACTGCCATCGTGCCTATGGAAA TTTCCAGTGTGCATCCTGCTACAAGATCTGGCCTTCTGCACGTGTGGTGGTGTTGTTTCGTTACCGGCTGCGGAGCGACCAAGGCCGAGGGACGGTGATCATGCGGCCTTTTGGACAGTCCTGTCGTAGCTGCAACAATGATGTGTTTGAGCTTTGTGGTTTTTCCAAGAAAGAGGTGGAGCATGCCTTGCTCCGGCTGTTTTCCAAAATTCGCAAGAATTGCtatgatgaagaagaggaggatgatgacTCATCTGCGTGTTCTACCAGAGTGTGGACCAAACCACATGAGAAGAGCCTGTGTGAGGCCTGCATTCAGGGCATCTGCAGTCAGGATGAATAG
- the LOC115428955 gene encoding receptor-transporting protein 3-like isoform X1, which yields MMQWCSFMDILPQQYFLRHEGCVCFYEWLPSLWLDTFDDLLYDELEYDHGDQWTLNFSYSQTDTVTKEERKRGWKVYCHRAYGNFQCASCYKIWPSARVVVLFRYRLRSDQGRGTVIMRPFGQSCRSCNNDVFELCGFSKKEVEHALLRLFSKIRKNCYDEEEEDDDSSACSTRVWTKPHEKSLCEACIQGICSQDE from the exons ATGATGCAGTGGTGCAGCTTTATGGACATTTTACCACAACAATATTTCCTGCGTCATGAAGGCTGTGTCTGTTTTTACG AATGGCTTCCTTCTTTGTGGCTGGACACTTTTGATGACCTGCTGTATGATGAACTTGAGTATGACCATGGAGACCAGTGGACTCTCAACTTCAGCTACAGTCAGACAGACACTGTCAccaaagaggagaggaagagaggcTGGAAGGTTTACTGCCATCGTGCCTATGGAAA TTTCCAGTGTGCATCCTGCTACAAGATCTGGCCTTCTGCACGTGTGGTGGTGTTGTTTCGTTACCGGCTGCGGAGCGACCAAGGCCGAGGGACGGTGATCATGCGGCCTTTTGGACAGTCCTGTCGTAGCTGCAACAATGATGTGTTTGAGCTTTGTGGTTTTTCCAAGAAAGAGGTGGAGCATGCCTTGCTCCGGCTGTTTTCCAAAATTCGCAAGAATTGCtatgatgaagaagaggaggatgatgacTCATCTGCGTGTTCTACCAGAGTGTGGACCAAACCACATGAGAAGAGCCTGTGTGAGGCCTGCATTCAGGGCATCTGCAGTCAGGATGAATAG